Within Pseudomonadota bacterium, the genomic segment GTGCATCAGACGACGTGGCGCCGGTTCTGGCAGAGGCATGCCGGTCTCCAGTTATTGTGCGCTGCAGCATAAACCCTTGCCGGAAAGCCGCGCAAGCGGCGTCAGGGTGTGCCCGCCACCCACCATGCCAAGGGGATCAGACCCGGCAAAAGGACCAGGACGGCCACGGTCGAGATCACGATGTAGCTCGCCACCTCGCCCGGTGAGCGATCGAAGCGAACCGCCATTAGGTAGTTGAAGACCGCGCCGGGCATGCAACAGGCGATCATCACGACACCCAGAGCCAGGCCTTCGAGGCCGAGCACCCAGCCGATGACGAAGGCGAGTCCAAGGCCGACGCCGACGCGCAGCAGGGCGAGGATGAGCGGTCTGACGAACCGCGTGACGTGCATGCGCGACAGCGAGACGCCGAGCATCACCAGCATCAGGGGAATGGTCATGCCGCCCAGAAGCTCGGTCGCGTTGATCAACCACACCGGCGGCGCCGTGTCAGTCAAGGTAAAGGCGAGCGCCAGGGCAATGGCGTAGGGGTGCGGCGTCTTGACCATCATCAGCGGAGAGGGCTGCGCCGACATCAGCCACATGCCGATCGTGAAGAACAGGATCGATTGCGTGGCGAACATGATCAG encodes:
- a CDS encoding AEC family transporter, which gives rise to MIAALVPVLVPVVVAILIGVVWGKHGKPVDPGAASQLILNVGTPCLIFSTLSTLSIEPGELGRMALASIFIMGGFIVIGPLMLRVLDLPRGVFLSPLVFGNLGNLGLPLSLFAFGQEGLELALIMFATQSILFFTIGMWLMSAQPSPLMMVKTPHPYAIALALAFTLTDTAPPVWLINATELLGGMTIPLMLVMLGVSLSRMHVTRFVRPLILALLRVGVGLGLAFVIGWVLGLEGLALGVVMIACCMPGAVFNYLMAVRFDRSPGEVASYIVISTVAVLVLLPGLIPLAWWVAGTP